The Alysiella filiformis sequence GGCTGCCTGAAACATTGTGCCACGCTTGCACCGACAATTTGCCTTGCGTGAGTGTCCCCGTTTTGTCCAACACCGCATCGGAAATGTGCGCCAAGGTTTCCAAAGCATGACCGCGCGCCACCAAAATGCCTGAACTTGCCAATTTGCCTGTGCTGGCTGCCAAAGCGGCTGGCGTTGCCAATGCCAAAGCGCAAGGGCAAGTTACCACCAACAGCGAAACGGTTATCCACAAAGCCGTAGCCACATCTGCCAAATAAAACCAAATGCCAAAAGTCAGCACACCCAACACCAGCACGGCAAAGGTAAACCAAGACGCATAACGTTCCGCCAATTCTGCCAAACGCGGTTTTTGCGACAGGGCGGTATCGAGCAATTTGACGATGTGTGCCAAGCGCGTTTGTTGCCCCACTTGACTCACACGCACGATGAGCGGACTGTGCAAATTGAGCGTGCCTGCGGTAACAAGGCTGCCTGAACGCTTGGCAATGGGCAAACTTTCGCCTGTGAGCATGGCTTCGTTCACTTCGCTTTCGCCTTGCAGCACCATGCCGTCTATGGGTATGACTTCGCCAGCGCGTACCACAATCACATCGTCTTTTTGCAAAGCGATAACGGGGGTTTCTTCGCTGTTTTCATCGGGATAATGTGGCAGCTTGTGGCAAAATGCAGGCACGAGTTTGACCAGACGCTCCGCCGCATCGCCCACTTTGTGCCGCATGGACAATTCCATAAATCGCCCAATCAACAGAAAAAACACAAACATGGACAGACTGGCAAAGTGCATATCCATGCTCAATCCGCCCAATAAGCCGTACACGCTCATGGCAAAACCCAAAGTCAAAGCCAAAGCCACAGGCGTATCCATGCCCAAACGCTGGTTTTTCACATCGCGCCACGCGCCCAAATAAAACGGTTGCGCGGCATACAACATGGCAGGCAGCGACATAATCAATCCGCCCCAATTCAAAATGGTCAGGTATTGCGTTTCCACATCATTGTAAAGATAGGTGGGCATGGCAAACATCATGGTTTGTGCGCTGGATAAGCCTGCTACCGCCATGCGTATCAGCATTTTTTTGCGATTTTGTTGGGCTTGCACTTCCATTTTTTGGGGGTCGTAGGGCGCGGCGGAATAGCCAATTTGTTGAATCAAATACAAAATATCGGATAAATTCAAACGCGCCGCGTCCCAACGCACGCGTACCCTTTGGGTGCTGTAATTCAGTTCCACTTTGATGACCCCTGCCAAACGCAACAATCGCTGTTCAATCAACCATGTACACGCCGCGCAAGTGATGCCGCTCAACATGAGCATGGCTTCTTTGGCGTTTTCAGGCAGCGTTTCCACAAATTCGGCTTGCATTTCGGGCAAGTCGTACAATTTCAGTTGTGCCAAAATTTCATCGGGGGGCAATTCGGCTTTTTGTGCTTGGCTGGTGCGATTTTTGTAGTAGTTGCCCAAACCTGCGTCTATGATGCTTTGCGCTACGGCTTGGCAGCCTGCACAGCAGGTGGCTTGGGCTTGGTTTTCGTAGATGACGGTAAGCTGAATGTGGTCGGGAACGGGTAAACCGCAATGAAAACAAGATTTTTCGTGAGACATGGTTTCAGGCTGCCTGAAAAGAAACAAACAGCCTAAATTGTGCTATCAGAAGTGGGCTTTGGCAACTGTTTTGCCGATAAGTGCAATTTATGGCGATGTGCTTGGCACGATGGGTTCACTCATCACAATCAGAAAAACATAAATCAAAATCAAGGTGTTGATGGCAAACAGCACAGGGTGAAATGGCTCTTGTGCAGGCAAGCTGTACATCGCCACAAACAGCGCAATTAGGGCGCAAAGCAGCAGCGTATGCCCATTGCTCCACAAAATTTTTTCCATTACCGCAAAAGCATATGCCAAAAAAATGCCCGCCAAACTCAAAGTCAAACGCGCTTTGAGTTGATTGAGCAATGCCAATGCCGACACCGCAATCAGCACCTTTACCACCAGCAACAACACAAATTCCGAATGCGGCGCACCGCCCCAAGCGTCTGTTTTGAGGGTGTGCCACGACAGTTGCCAGCCATTCATATTTGGTACAAAAGGCAGCAGCATTGCGCTGGCAAAACAGCCTATGCCCACACTCATGCCCAGCACCCAAGCGGTTTTTTTCAGCCAAATTGCCGTAAATGGGTTGGTAAATTGCATTGCCATTGTCTCCCAATTTCGCACCTGTGTTCGCAAGATTGCAAGCGATTCAGATGATGAATACAGGTTCTTTACTTTGTGTGTCTGCATTCTAACCCAATGCGCGGCAAAATGCTGCCCGAAAATCATCATTTTGCACAGCAAAAAACAATGTGGCACAATAACCGCCTTTTGTTTTTCAGGCAGCCTGAAACGGTTTTTTCATGCACAAACTTTTACCGATTATCCACACCCTGTCCAAATTGAGTTTGCTGTTTGCCATTTTGACCCTGTTTCCCACCTTGGTTTCATTCATTTATCAAGACAGCGCATTCATGGCATTTGGCGAAACTGCCTTGGCGACCACTTTGGTATCGGGCATATTGTGGTGGCTCACGCGGCGGTATCAGCGAGAATTGCGTCCGCGCGATGGTTATACCATGGTGGTGTTGTTGTGGTTGGGATTTGCCACCGTTGCCGCCATGCCGTTTTATTTGCATTTTGACGACATGAGTTTCACCAACGCCTTTTTTGAAGCCATGAGCGGACTGACCACCACAGGCGCAACCGTCATCAATGGCTTGGATACACTTGCACCGTCTTTGAATTTTTGGCGGCACATGCTTAATTGGTTGGGCGGCATGGGGATTATTGTGCTGGCGGTGGCGATTTTGCCGATTTTGGGCGTGGGCGGTACGGAACTGTTCAAAGCCGAAATCCCTGGCATGGAAAAAGACAACAAAATCGCCCCACGCATTTCCCAAACGGCAAAACGTTTGTGGTTGATTTACCTTGCTTTTACCATTTTAACGTGCTTGGCATTGCGCGTGGCGGGCATGAATTGGTTTGATGCGGTGTGCCATGCCATGTCGGTGTTTGCCTTGGGCGGCTTTTCCACCCACGACAGCAGCATTGCCCATTTCAATTCGGTGGCGATTGAAGCCGTGATTATGTTGGCAACCATTGCTGGCGGCATCAATTTTGCCAACCATTTTGCCGCCTTGCGCCAAAAAAGCCTGTGGCACTATTGGCGTGATGAAGAATGCCGCATTATGCTTTTGTTGCTTTCAGGCAGCATTGTGGTGTGCAGCCTGTATTTGGCATACAAAGGTTTTTACACTTTGGGCGAAGCGTTTCGTTATGTCAGTTTCAATTACGTTTCCATTGGTTTGGCGAGCGGTTTTGCCAATGCCGATTTTGCCTCATGGCCGTTAATCGTGTCGTTGTGGATGTTTTTTTTGAGCAATGTTTTGGCAAACACAGGCTCAATGGGCGGTGGGATTAAATTGGCGCGGGTCATTGCCTTGGCAAAATTTTCCTTGCGCGAAACGACCTTATTGCTGCACCCCAATGCCGTCCGCACCGTCAAAGTAAACGGGCGCAGTTTGAGCGAACGCATTACCATGGCGATTATGGCGTTCATTTTTGTTTATTTCATGACGGTGGTGGTGTTCACATTTGCCTTGATGATGTCGGGCTTGGATTTGATTACCGCGCTCACGGCGGTGGTGGCGTGCATCACCAACGCGGGGCCGGGTTTAGGTTCGGTAGGGCCCAGCCAAAATTATGCCAGTTTGAGCGATGTGCAAAAATGGCTGTGTGTGGTGGTTATGCTGTTGGGGCGATTGGAAATTTTTACCGTATTCATTTTGTTTACGCCAAGCTATTGGAAAAAATGAAAAATGGCAGCCTGAAAATGTTTCAGGCTGCCTGTTTTGGTGTGAGTAATCTTTTTTATGATGAAATTTTCGTAACCATTTCCACCCACACTTCATCGGGCGAACCTGCGTTGTTTACCACAAAACCCAACTCATCGCTTTCAAGTGGCTGCAAAATGGCAAGTTGCGAATCCACCATATTGGCTTTCATGTAATGCCCTTTGCGTGCTGCCATGCGTTCGCGGTTTACCTCAACAGGAGGCGACAGATGAATAAAATGCACTTCGCCCAACGCACCGCGCAAAATGTCCCGATACGCTTTTTTCAAAGCCGAGCAAGTTACCACGCTGTGTGCTGCACCATTTTCGGCTTGCTGGCTCATCCAATCGCGCAAATTCGCCAACCATGGGGCGCGGTCATCATCGTTGAGCGGAATGCCTGCGCCCATTTTGTCGCGGTTGGCTTGGGTGTGGAAATCATCGCCTTCTGCGTATTGGCAATTCAAATGTTGCTGCAATTTTTGCGCGATGGTGGTTTTGCCACAACCGCAAATACCCATAATCACATAATGTTTTGTCATGATTTTTCCTTTATGCCATTTTCAGGCTGCCTGAAATGTCAAATCAACCCAAAATAAACACCGCCAATGCCGACAACGCAAAACCCACTACCGCAATCAGGGTTTGATTGACCGTCCACGTTTTCAACGTGGTGGCTTCGTCCATGTTCAACAATCTGCCCACCAACCAAAAACCCGAATCGTTCACATGGCTGGCTGCCACCGAACCTGCTGCCGTTGCCAAAACAACACCTGCCAACTGCCAATCATTAAAACCCGCACTGGCTACGGCTGGCGACATCAAAGCGGCAGCTGTCATCAATGCCACAGTTGCCGAACCTTGTGCAATCCGCAACACCACCGCCACCAAAAAACATGCCAACAACACAGGTATGCCCAAATCCCCCATTGTATCTGCCAAAGCTTTACCGATGCCCGAAGCGCGTAATACGCCACCAAACATACCGCCTGCGCCCGTAATCAAAATCACCGAGCAAACAGGCGCAAGTGTGCCGTCCAGCGTTTTTTCCAACGCACTGCCTGAAACACCGCGTTTGCTGCCCAAGAAATACATCGCTGCCAACACCGAAATCAACAAAGCCACAGGTGTTGAACCCATCATACGCAAAAATTGCACCCATTCCGCTTTACCGTCCACCCATTTGGCGGAGCTTGCCATGTGCAAACCCGTGTTCATGAAAATCAAAAACATGGGGATTAACATCAATGCAATCACCAAACTTGCGCTGGCTGGTGCTTGGGGTTGGTCGTCATCTTGTTTGCCGCCCGCCACCAAATCGGGTACAGAAATGGGGAATTTTTTGTCAGCCGTCAAACCCCACCAATAGCCACTCACAAGCCAAGTCAGCAATGCCACAGGCAAGCCCAAAATCAGCACATAGCCCACGTTCGCGCCCAACAATTCCGTTGCTGCAATCGCCCCTGGGTGCGGTGGCAAGAAAACGTGCATCACCGAAAATGCGCCAATGGACGGCAAAGCATACGCCAACACATTTGCATTCATGCGTCTTGCGGTGGCAAACACAATCGGCAACATCACAATCAAACCTGCATCAAAAAATATCGGAAAACCAAACAGTAAAGAAGCCACCCCCAAAGCCAAAGGTGCACGTTTTTCGCCAAATCTGCGTATCATCGCATCTGCCAACGATTGTGCGCCGCCCGATGTTTCCACCAAACGCCCCAACATCGCGCCCAATCCCACCAACAGCGCCACACCACCCAAAGTGCCGCCAAAGTTTTTCACCAAAACATCATTAACCAATGCACCATAAGGTAAACCCGTGGCGATTGCCGTGAGCAAACTCACCACAATCAGTGTGAGCAGCGCGTGTATCCGCAATTTGATAATCATGAATAAAATCAATAAAATTGCGCCAGCCGCAATGCCCAATAATGAACCTGCGCTTAAAGTCTGTGTCCAGCCGTCCATGTTTTTTCCTTGATGAAATGAAAACAGAAGTCGTGATTATGCCACCAAATACCCCCAAGTTTACACTTTTTAACATCATTTTTTCATACAAAAAAGCCGTTGCCAAATCGCAACAATGTTTACAATAAAAGCATTTCAGGCAGCCTGAAAACCCCTTTGTATTTATCCAAAACGGCATTTTTGGGCTTTTCAGACAGCCTAAAAAATGTTGCCAAAGGTAAGCTGCTGTTTACAAAAAACTTACACGCCACGACACACCCATTTCAAAATCAAATTCATTACAAAACAACATTTTAAATCTGTCAAGACTGTTCAGGCTGCCTGAAAAAACGTATGATTGCCCCCATTAAATTTGCTTTTGGAAGACGATTATGAACACCAGCACACTCAAAGTAACCAAACGAGACGGACGTTTGGAAGCCATCAATTTGGACAAAATTCACCGCGTATTAGACTGGGCGGCAGAAGGTTTGAACCATGTTTCCGTGTCGCAGGTGGAAATGAAATCGCATATCCAGTTTTACAACGGCATTCACACCAAAGACATTCACGAAACCATCATCAAATCCGCCGCCGATTTGATTTCAGAAGACACACCCGATTATCAATATTTGGCAGCGCGTTTGGCGATTTTCCATTTGCGCAAAATCGCTTACGGCGAATACGAACCGCCC is a genomic window containing:
- a CDS encoding heavy metal translocating P-type ATPase, translating into MSHEKSCFHCGLPVPDHIQLTVIYENQAQATCCAGCQAVAQSIIDAGLGNYYKNRTSQAQKAELPPDEILAQLKLYDLPEMQAEFVETLPENAKEAMLMLSGITCAACTWLIEQRLLRLAGVIKVELNYSTQRVRVRWDAARLNLSDILYLIQQIGYSAAPYDPQKMEVQAQQNRKKMLIRMAVAGLSSAQTMMFAMPTYLYNDVETQYLTILNWGGLIMSLPAMLYAAQPFYLGAWRDVKNQRLGMDTPVALALTLGFAMSVYGLLGGLSMDMHFASLSMFVFFLLIGRFMELSMRHKVGDAAERLVKLVPAFCHKLPHYPDENSEETPVIALQKDDVIVVRAGEVIPIDGMVLQGESEVNEAMLTGESLPIAKRSGSLVTAGTLNLHSPLIVRVSQVGQQTRLAHIVKLLDTALSQKPRLAELAERYASWFTFAVLVLGVLTFGIWFYLADVATALWITVSLLVVTCPCALALATPAALAASTGKLASSGILVARGHALETLAHISDAVLDKTGTLTQGKLSVQAWHNVSGSLNNDELIAIAKLLEQQSEHPIAQAILNLPHTATAPLLIAQKLNKIGHGVSAQITFHNQTQIWAIGKPEFVADISGSLSPQWAEWAKQGSLIALGNQQGFQAAFILQDTVKHDAENMLQKLAQQNINLHILSGDNEAAVSQLAQTLNIAHHRANATPEDKLHYVQTLQQQNKRVLMLGDGINDAPVLAAADVSVAVAGSADVARDGADVVLLHDDLAALPTMLLQAKRTQKIIQQNLWWATGYNLLVVPMAMLGWVTPLFAAIGMSASSLIVVWNALRLRK
- a CDS encoding TrkH family potassium uptake protein, coding for MHKLLPIIHTLSKLSLLFAILTLFPTLVSFIYQDSAFMAFGETALATTLVSGILWWLTRRYQRELRPRDGYTMVVLLWLGFATVAAMPFYLHFDDMSFTNAFFEAMSGLTTTGATVINGLDTLAPSLNFWRHMLNWLGGMGIIVLAVAILPILGVGGTELFKAEIPGMEKDNKIAPRISQTAKRLWLIYLAFTILTCLALRVAGMNWFDAVCHAMSVFALGGFSTHDSSIAHFNSVAIEAVIMLATIAGGINFANHFAALRQKSLWHYWRDEECRIMLLLLSGSIVVCSLYLAYKGFYTLGEAFRYVSFNYVSIGLASGFANADFASWPLIVSLWMFFLSNVLANTGSMGGGIKLARVIALAKFSLRETTLLLHPNAVRTVKVNGRSLSERITMAIMAFIFVYFMTVVVFTFALMMSGLDLITALTAVVACITNAGPGLGSVGPSQNYASLSDVQKWLCVVVMLLGRLEIFTVFILFTPSYWKK
- a CDS encoding gluconokinase, producing MTKHYVIMGICGCGKTTIAQKLQQHLNCQYAEGDDFHTQANRDKMGAGIPLNDDDRAPWLANLRDWMSQQAENGAAHSVVTCSALKKAYRDILRGALGEVHFIHLSPPVEVNRERMAARKGHYMKANMVDSQLAILQPLESDELGFVVNNAGSPDEVWVEMVTKISS
- a CDS encoding GntP family permease — encoded protein: MDGWTQTLSAGSLLGIAAGAILLILFMIIKLRIHALLTLIVVSLLTAIATGLPYGALVNDVLVKNFGGTLGGVALLVGLGAMLGRLVETSGGAQSLADAMIRRFGEKRAPLALGVASLLFGFPIFFDAGLIVMLPIVFATARRMNANVLAYALPSIGAFSVMHVFLPPHPGAIAATELLGANVGYVLILGLPVALLTWLVSGYWWGLTADKKFPISVPDLVAGGKQDDDQPQAPASASLVIALMLIPMFLIFMNTGLHMASSAKWVDGKAEWVQFLRMMGSTPVALLISVLAAMYFLGSKRGVSGSALEKTLDGTLAPVCSVILITGAGGMFGGVLRASGIGKALADTMGDLGIPVLLACFLVAVVLRIAQGSATVALMTAAALMSPAVASAGFNDWQLAGVVLATAAGSVAASHVNDSGFWLVGRLLNMDEATTLKTWTVNQTLIAVVGFALSALAVFILG